The DNA sequence TTTTTGAAAACATTTCAATAAAAGAAAGGGGAAATGTAAATCTACAAAGACAAAATTGCCCTCTTAGAAAAAGAAAGTATATGACTGAGTTTATAGATGAATGGTTACAGTTCAGGTACCATATATCTTGAGACTTTTAATTTTACAATCCTTGTAGCGTTTAACTCTTTCGTGAAAACGAGACTCAGATTAAGCAGCCTGTGACTTGTTTGAGTGCAGTTCGCTGCTCCCCAAGCGAACAAACGAGTTTTTGCAGACTGCGTAAAATCCTGCGAAGTTTTAAGAAAGAGTTGCGATTAGGATTGTAAAACAAAAGCTCTAAAGGGGCTACCTGAACTGTAACGATGAATGATAAGTATATAAAAAGGAGTTGTCGTTTAATATTAACGACAACCCTCTTTTATACTAAAATGTACGCTTTATTTTTCAATTATTACTCTGCTATATCTGCATACTCAAAATGCCAGAATCCGTCAGCTGAATGCCAGCTGCCTGTTATCTTATCACTCTGAAGATAGAAATCATTGTAATAAAGAAGCGGAACCATAGCTGTATCCTTCATTATAAAGTCTTCAGCCTGATGTAAGTATCCGAATCTTGTCTGTGGATCTTTCTCTGTAGCCGCCTTTTCCATAAGAGCATCAAACTCAGGATTGCTGTACTTAGCACTGTTATTTCCATTTCCTGTTGATGCAAGCTCTAATATATTTGAAGGGTCATTATAATCCATTACCCAACCATCTCTTGCTATCTGATAGTTTCCTGATCTTCTCTGTGGTGTAAATGACTTCCACTCAACTATATTTACCTGTACTTTAAGGCCAAGCTCACCCCATGCCTGCTGTAAATATTCTGCTATCTTCTTGTGATAACTTGCATCATTTGTTGAGTAAACCATCTCAGGTAATCCGACACCATTCTCATATCCTGCTTCTTTTAAAAGCTCTTTAGCCTTTGCAAGATTAGCTGCATGATCATCAATATTTATATACACAGATGGATCTGTTATATGGTCTTTCCATGCAGAGCCGTCCCAGTCTGTTACTCCCTCACTTACAAAGCCTGTTGCAGGAGTATATGTACCTGCTGTAATTGTCTCTGAAATATACTTTCTGTCTAGAGCAAGTGAAAGTGCCTCTCTTACTCTTGAGTCTTTAAACTCATCTAAGTTATTATTTAAATCAAGATAGTATGTTCCAAGTATAGGATCTACATGGAAGTCAGATCTTGTCTTTAATGTTGTGATCTCCTGTGTAGGAACTTCCTTTATCATTAAAGCATCACCCGATTCATATGCACTGAAAGTCGCATTCTGATCATTCATAAGAAGGCATTTAATACCGTCAAGCTTTACAGAATCTGCATCCCAATAGTTCTCATTTTTCTCAAACATAAGGTAACTTCCCGGCTTCCACTCAGTAAGCTTAAAAGGACCTGTTGAAATATATGTTTTAGGATCGATACTCCATCCGTCAGGATTTGCCTCTACTACATCCTTCTTAACAGGTGAAAGAGAAACAAATGATGCAAGCTTATCAAAATATGGTGTAGGCTTTGCCATATGTACCACCAAAGTCTTATCATCTGTTGCCTCTACTTTTAATTTTGTAGGATCCGGATCTACTGTAGTATTACCTTCTTCATCAGGCAAACCTATAGCTTCCTCATATCCTTCTACCATTCCCAGCACTGTCTGTGCATATGGTGCCGCAACATTTGGATCAACCATTCTCTGCCAGCTGTATACGAAATCTTCTGCTGTAAGATCTGAACCGTCTGACCACTTTAATCCGTCTCTTAAGTGGAATGTCCAGGTGAGCTGGTCATCACTTATTTCATACTTCTCGGCAAGTCCCGGTACTATCTTTCCGTCTTTATCAACCTTTAAAAGATTGTCAAAAGCAAACAAGATATAGTTTGCACCGTCTACGGCAGAGTTAAGTGCAGGATCAATTGACTCTACATCCGGTCCGAGCTGAATTGTAAGAATCTTCTTACCGACAGCTGTTTGTGTAGTATCACCATTTTTTGCACCATCACCACCTGATTTTGAACCACCACACCCTGAAAGGGCCATTGCACCGGCTATTGCCAATGCGGCAACAATAAATCTTTTTTTCATTAATTCCTCCTCCATTTTTAACTTTATTCAATTATATGAATAAATATACCATAATTGAATATCTTTGTCTACCCTTTAAATTAAATAAATAATATCTTGACAAGTTAAAACATTAGAAACTCAAATTTATGCATCAAAGATTATCAATATTTATACAAAAAGAGTCGGAAGTAAAATTCCGACTCTAAAATATAATATATTATTCTGCTATATCGGCATACTCAAAGTGCCAAATACCGTCTGATGTATAGAAGCTGTCTATAAGCTTATCGCTCTGAAGATATGTCTCATTTTGATACATTAGCGGAATAACTCCGGCATCTTTTAATAGAAGTTCCTCAGCCTGATGGAAATATCCGAATCTTGTCTTTGCATCAGACTCTTGTGCAGCCTTATCAAGGAGCGCATCAAACTCAGGGTTTTTGTATTTTGAGTTGTTGTTTCCGTTTGTACTGTATACACACTCAAGAAGATTTGAAGGATCGTTATAATCCATTACCCATCCGTCTCTTGCCAACTGATAGTTTCCGGATCTTCTCTGCGGCATAAATGACTTCCACTCAACAATGTTTACCTCAACATTTATTCCAAGCTCTTTCCAAGCCTGCTGTAAATACTCTGCAACCTTCTTGTTGAGACCTGCATCATTTGTTGTATATGACATAGCAGGAAGTCCTACTCCGTTCTCATATCCGGCTTCTTTTAGAAGTTCCTTAGCCTTTGCAAGGTTTACTTTAAAATTATCATTATCAATATATACAGACTTGTCTATTATATTATCAGCCCATGCGCTTCCGTCCCAATCCACTACACCGTCAGGGATAAAGCCTGTTGCAGGTGAATTTATACCTGCAGTAATAGTATCCGCCATATACTTTCTGTCAAGTGCAAGTGCAAGTGCCTCTCTCACCTTAGGATCCTTAAACTCTTCCAAATCATTGTTGATAGCGATATATGATATTCCAAGCTTAGGACTGGACTTATAATCCGGTCTCTTCTGCATTGTTGTTATCTCCTGCACAGGGTAATCCTTAATCATTAAGGCATCTCCCGACTCATATGCGCTAAAAGCCGCATTCTGATCCTGCATAAGGAGGCATTTGATACCGTCAAGCTTTATGGCATCCTTATTCCAGTAATTTTCATTCTTTGTAACCAATAAATAACTTCCCTGCTTCCACTCTGTAAGCTTGAAAGGACCTGTTGAGATATATGTCTTAGGATCAAGACTCCATCCGTCAGGATTTGCCTCCACTACGTCTTTCTTTACAGGTGAAAGTGCTGCAAATGCCGCAAGTCTGTCAAAGTATGGTGCAGGATGTGACATATGAACAACCAAAGTCTTATCATCCGGTGCCTCTACCTTAAGCTTTGTGATATCAGGATCTATTGTAGGATTACCGTCCGCATCAGGCTTACCTATAGCCTCATCATAGCCCTCTACCATTCCAAGTACAGTCTCTGCATATGGAGCGGCAACCTCAGGGTCAACCATTCTCTGCCAGCTGTATACAAAGTCGTTAGCGCTAAACGCTGAACCGTCAGACCACTTAAGTCCGTCTCTTAGATGGAAAGTCCATGTAAGTCCGTCATCACTTACTTCATATTTCTCAGCCAAACTTGGCGCTATCTTGCCGTCCTTATCAAGTCTAAGCAAGTTGTCTGATATCATTGTTAAATAGTTTGCACCGTCAGCTGACTGATTGAGTGCAGGGTCAATTGTTTCAACATCAGGTCCTTCCTCAATAGTAAGAATCTTTCCGCTCTTACTTGCGGATTTTGAACCTCCACATGCTGAAAGTGCTACTGCTGCAGCAATTGTCAGTGTAGCCAAAAACAATCTTTTTCTCATAAATTCTCCTAAAATTCTAATATTTTTTATTCTGCAATATCGGCATACTCAAAGTGATAGATACCGTCAGCTGTGTGATAGCTGTCTTTTACCTTATCGCTCTGAAGATACATCTCATTGTAGTAAAGAAGCGGTGTTACACCCATATCTCTCATAAGCATCTCTTCAGCCTGATGGAAGTAACCATATCTTGTCTGTGGATCTATCTCGGCAGCAGCCTTCTCTAAGAGTGCATCATACTCAGGATTAGAGTACTTTGAACTGTTATTTCCGTTTCCTGTCTGTGTAAGCTGAAGGATATTTGAAGGATCATTGTAATCCATTACCCAACCATCTCTTGCTATCTGATAGTTTCCTGATCTTCTCTGTGGTGTAAATGACTTCCACTCAACTACATTTACTTCTACATTAATGCCCAACTCTTTCCAAGCCTGCTGTAAATACTCAGCAATCTTTTTATGATAGCTTGCATCATTTATTGAATATGTAAAAGTAGGAAGTCCTTCACCATTTGGATGTCCTGCCTCTGCCAAAAGCTCTTTAGCCTTTGCAAGATTACCTGCATGATCTTCAATATTGATATATACAGAAGGGTCTGTAATATTATCTGCCCAAGGTGAACCGTCCCAATCTGTTACACCTGAACTTACAAATCCGCTAGCAGGAGTATATGTACCTGCTGTAATAGTCTCTGAAATATACTTTCTATCAAGTGCAAGTGAAAGTGCCTGACGCACTCTTGCATCTTTAAACTCCTCTAAGTTATTGTTTAAGTCGATAAAATATGTTCCAAGCTGTGGATCAAGGTGATAATCAGATCTCTTCTGCAATGTTGTGATCTCCTGTGTAGGAATATCCTTAATCATCAAAGCATCTCCGGACTCATATGCACTAAAAGCTGCATTCTGATCCTGCATAAGGAGACATTTGATACCGTCAAGCTTTACGGCATCCTTATTCCAGTAGTTCTCATTCTTCTCAAGCATTAAATAGCTTCCTGATTTCCACTCTGTAAGCTTAAATGGACCTGTAGAGATATATGTCTTTGGATCAAGTGTCCATCTGTCAGGATTTGCCTCTACTACATCCTTCTTTACCGGTGAAAGTGCTGCAAATGTTGCAAGCTTGTCAAAATAAGGTGTTGGTGTTGCCATATGAACAACCAAAGTCTTATCATCGGTTGCCTCAACTCTAAGCTTTGTAATATCCGGATCTATCGTAGGATTACCGTCTGCATCAGGTAAACCTATAGCCTCTTCATAACCTTCCACCATTCCAAGAGTTATCTCAGCATATGGTGCAGCAACCTCAGGGTCAATCATTCTCTGCCAGCTGTATACGAAATCATTAGCTGTTAAATCTGAACCGTCTGACCACTTTAAACCGTCTCTTAAGTAGAATGTCCATGTAAGTGCATCTGCGCTTGACTCGTACTTCTCAGCCAAACTTGGAGCAATCTTTCCATCCTTGTCGACTCTAAGCAAATTATCAAAAAGATATGTGAGATAGTTTGCACCATCATTTGTTGTATTAAGTGCAGGGTCAATTGACTCTACTTCCGGTCCCAATTCGATAGTAAGAATCTTGCCTCCATCCTTTTTTGCTGACTTTGATCCGCCGCCACATCCTGCTAATACAAGTGCACCGCTAAGAATCAATGTCGCTAAAACCAATTTTTTCTTCATAAATCCTCCTATAAATTTTATATTTAAAACCGTCCGGTTCTAATATTTAGTTTATCTTTTCTATATTATGACAGGCAACAAAATGCCCTTTTTCCATCTCTCTCCATTTTGGAACTTCCATTGCACACTGTTCTGTAGCATATTTACATCTAGTTCTGAAGTGACATCCACTTGGCGGATTAAGAGGTGAAGGAACCTCTCCCTCAAGTACTATTCTTGATCTTTCTCTGGAAACCTTAGGATCTGCTACAGGTATAGCAGAAATAAGACTCTGTGTATATGGATGCAATGGCCTAAATATAATCTCAGCACTCTCTGCAAGCTCCACCATCTTACCAAGGTACATAACACCAATTCTGTTGCTTATATGATTTACAATAGAAAGATCATGTGCAATAAACAGATATGTAAGCCCTCTCTCTTTTTGTAAATCCTCAAACATATTTACAACCTGAGCCTGTATGGAAACATCCAGTGCAGATACCGGCTCATCTGCAACAATAAAATCAGGGTCAACTACAAGTGCTCTTGCGATACCAACTCTTTGTCTCTGTCCTCCCGAGAACTCATGAGGATATCTGTTGGCATGCTCTGAGTTAAGGCCTACAGTTTGTAATACCTCTATAATCTTGTCATGTCTATCCTGTTTTGAAGCTGCGATCTTATTGATATCTATAGCCTCACCTATAATATCTCCTACTGTCATTCTTGGATCAAGTGATGCATAAGGATCCTGGAAAACTATCTGTAGTTTTTTTCTGTAGGGATACATATTTACTGCTGTCTTTTTACCAAGTTTAGGCACACCATTTTCTATGATATCATTCCCGTTTTCATCTACAAGAGGTACTTTCCCGCTGTCAAACAGAACTTGATCCTTATATATAATTCTACCATCTGTAGGCTCATAGAGTCTAAGTAAAGATCTACCTGTCGTAGTTTTACCACACCCCGACTCTCCTACAAGCCCCAAAGTTTCTCCCTTTTCAATATAGAAAGAAACATCATCTACAGCTCTGACATATTTTTTATTTTTACCAAAACCTCCGACAGGGAAGAATTGTTGTAAATGTTCAACTCTAATTATTTTTTCAGACATCCTGATTCTCCCTCCGTCTTATTTTCCTTTGCATCTTCTTCAAGCTCATTTAACCAGCACTGTGAATAGTGAGTTTCACTAAAATTCTTTACCGGTGCCATTTCTCTTAAGCATATCTTCATGCAAGAGTCGCATCTGGAAGCAAATGGACAACCCTTTGGAGGGTTGAGCATGTCTACAGGTGAACCCTCAATAGGAACAAGTCTTTCATACTCCGCTTCATACATCTTTGGAATACTCTTTAAAAGCCCCTTTGTATATTCATGCTTTGGATTATAAAAAATCTCATCTGTAAGACCGCTCTCTATAATCTTTCCTGCATACATAACCGCTATTCTGTCACAAATATTTGCAACCACACCAAGGTCATGTGTAATCATAATGATTGCCATACCAAGCTTATTTTTAAGTTCTATCATAAGCTCTATAATCTGTGCCTGAATTGTAACATCAAGTGCTGTTGTTGGCTCATCCGCTATCAAAAGCTTAGGCTCACAGGCAAGTGCCATAGCGATCATAACTCGCTGTCTCATACCACCTGAAAGCTCATGTGGATATTGCTTAAGTCTCTTATCAGGTTCATTTATTCCTACCAAAGTAAGAAGCTCTTTCGCTCTTTCTCTAGCCTCTTTTTTGTTCTTATCTGTATGTAGAAGTATAACTTCCATTATCTGGTTTCCGATAGTATATACCGGATTCAAACTGGTCATAGGGTCCTGAAAGATTATTGAAACTTCATTTCCACGGATTTTTCTCATCTCTTTTTCACTCATTTCATTGATGTGATATCCATTGAAATATAAATCTCCACCTATAATCTTTCCCGGATTTGCTATAAGCCCCATAAGTGAATAGCTTGTAACACTTTTTCCGGATCCTGACTCTCCTACTACTCCCAATACTTCTCCCTCATTCACATAG is a window from the Lachnoanaerobaculum umeaense genome containing:
- a CDS encoding peptide ABC transporter substrate-binding protein, with the protein product MKKRFIVAALAIAGAMALSGCGGSKSGGDGAKNGDTTQTAVGKKILTIQLGPDVESIDPALNSAVDGANYILFAFDNLLKVDKDGKIVPGLAEKYEISDDQLTWTFHLRDGLKWSDGSDLTAEDFVYSWQRMVDPNVAAPYAQTVLGMVEGYEEAIGLPDEEGNTTVDPDPTKLKVEATDDKTLVVHMAKPTPYFDKLASFVSLSPVKKDVVEANPDGWSIDPKTYISTGPFKLTEWKPGSYLMFEKNENYWDADSVKLDGIKCLLMNDQNATFSAYESGDALMIKEVPTQEITTLKTRSDFHVDPILGTYYLDLNNNLDEFKDSRVREALSLALDRKYISETITAGTYTPATGFVSEGVTDWDGSAWKDHITDPSVYINIDDHAANLAKAKELLKEAGYENGVGLPEMVYSTNDASYHKKIAEYLQQAWGELGLKVQVNIVEWKSFTPQRRSGNYQIARDGWVMDYNDPSNILELASTGNGNNSAKYSNPEFDALMEKAATEKDPQTRFGYLHQAEDFIMKDTAMVPLLYYNDFYLQSDKITGSWHSADGFWHFEYADIAE
- a CDS encoding peptide ABC transporter substrate-binding protein produces the protein MRKRLFLATLTIAAAVALSACGGSKSASKSGKILTIEEGPDVETIDPALNQSADGANYLTMISDNLLRLDKDGKIAPSLAEKYEVSDDGLTWTFHLRDGLKWSDGSAFSANDFVYSWQRMVDPEVAAPYAETVLGMVEGYDEAIGKPDADGNPTIDPDITKLKVEAPDDKTLVVHMSHPAPYFDRLAAFAALSPVKKDVVEANPDGWSLDPKTYISTGPFKLTEWKQGSYLLVTKNENYWNKDAIKLDGIKCLLMQDQNAAFSAYESGDALMIKDYPVQEITTMQKRPDYKSSPKLGISYIAINNDLEEFKDPKVREALALALDRKYMADTITAGINSPATGFIPDGVVDWDGSAWADNIIDKSVYIDNDNFKVNLAKAKELLKEAGYENGVGLPAMSYTTNDAGLNKKVAEYLQQAWKELGINVEVNIVEWKSFMPQRRSGNYQLARDGWVMDYNDPSNLLECVYSTNGNNNSKYKNPEFDALLDKAAQESDAKTRFGYFHQAEELLLKDAGVIPLMYQNETYLQSDKLIDSFYTSDGIWHFEYADIAE
- a CDS encoding peptide ABC transporter substrate-binding protein, coding for MKKKLVLATLILSGALVLAGCGGGSKSAKKDGGKILTIELGPEVESIDPALNTTNDGANYLTYLFDNLLRVDKDGKIAPSLAEKYESSADALTWTFYLRDGLKWSDGSDLTANDFVYSWQRMIDPEVAAPYAEITLGMVEGYEEAIGLPDADGNPTIDPDITKLRVEATDDKTLVVHMATPTPYFDKLATFAALSPVKKDVVEANPDRWTLDPKTYISTGPFKLTEWKSGSYLMLEKNENYWNKDAVKLDGIKCLLMQDQNAAFSAYESGDALMIKDIPTQEITTLQKRSDYHLDPQLGTYFIDLNNNLEEFKDARVRQALSLALDRKYISETITAGTYTPASGFVSSGVTDWDGSPWADNITDPSVYINIEDHAGNLAKAKELLAEAGHPNGEGLPTFTYSINDASYHKKIAEYLQQAWKELGINVEVNVVEWKSFTPQRRSGNYQIARDGWVMDYNDPSNILQLTQTGNGNNSSKYSNPEYDALLEKAAAEIDPQTRYGYFHQAEEMLMRDMGVTPLLYYNEMYLQSDKVKDSYHTADGIYHFEYADIAE
- a CDS encoding ABC transporter ATP-binding protein — encoded protein: MSEKIIRVEHLQQFFPVGGFGKNKKYVRAVDDVSFYIEKGETLGLVGESGCGKTTTGRSLLRLYEPTDGRIIYKDQVLFDSGKVPLVDENGNDIIENGVPKLGKKTAVNMYPYRKKLQIVFQDPYASLDPRMTVGDIIGEAIDINKIAASKQDRHDKIIEVLQTVGLNSEHANRYPHEFSGGQRQRVGIARALVVDPDFIVADEPVSALDVSIQAQVVNMFEDLQKERGLTYLFIAHDLSIVNHISNRIGVMYLGKMVELAESAEIIFRPLHPYTQSLISAIPVADPKVSRERSRIVLEGEVPSPLNPPSGCHFRTRCKYATEQCAMEVPKWREMEKGHFVACHNIEKIN
- a CDS encoding ABC transporter ATP-binding protein → MSKHLVDIEHERLSFFTPAGEVKALDDVSFYVNEGEVLGVVGESGSGKSVTSYSLMGLIANPGKIIGGDLYFNGYHINEMSEKEMRKIRGNEVSIIFQDPMTSLNPVYTIGNQIMEVILLHTDKNKKEARERAKELLTLVGINEPDKRLKQYPHELSGGMRQRVMIAMALACEPKLLIADEPTTALDVTIQAQIIELMIELKNKLGMAIIMITHDLGVVANICDRIAVMYAGKIIESGLTDEIFYNPKHEYTKGLLKSIPKMYEAEYERLVPIEGSPVDMLNPPKGCPFASRCDSCMKICLREMAPVKNFSETHYSQCWLNELEEDAKENKTEGESGCLKK